GAGCATGGGGAGATTTTTCTGAAACTATTTGACATTGCCCACATAAAGGACTATTTTGGACAAAATTAGACAGGAATCTACAGCATGGACACACTATTTCTCACAGTAAAAGATATGTCTGTTAAGCTTGGCGTGTCCGAAAAGACCGTCTACCGCATGATAAATGACAACAAAATACCCTATGGTATCAAAATTGGCGGACAATGGCGTTTTAACCGGGAAAAGATAGAAAAATGGGTCAGCGGTCAGAGCACCGAGGACAACACACCGGCAGACAGCAGCATAACGGTTTCTGAGATAATTTGCGACAGTACCATAATGTATCGTCTCTGTGGAGCAAACAGGGACGAAATACTGAATCAGATTTTGACTATATTAGGCAGGTTCACTACAGAAGAGAAGATAAACATCAAGAAGAATCTTCTGTTCAAAGAGTCCATAATATCCTCCTCTTTAAGCGGGGTGGCGGTCATGGTTGCCGATTATGACCAACAGGTAAACCACAGTAAAACAGTCTTTGCTGTGGCATACCTTGACACCCCGCTGGACTTTAAAGCCATCGACGGCAAGAAGACAGATATCGCGATACTCATCATTCCTGCTAATAAAACTGAGCAGTTGATACTGACAACAAGACTGAATGGGCTTCTTAACAGTGATGAATTTGTGAAAACGCTTAGATCAGCTCCTACAAGAAGCACGCTGATTCAACGTATACGCGAATTTGAAAACAAACTTTTTATTAAATAATTACAGGTGAATCAATGCCACACAATAT
This window of the Denitrovibrio acetiphilus DSM 12809 genome carries:
- a CDS encoding helix-turn-helix domain-containing protein, producing MDTLFLTVKDMSVKLGVSEKTVYRMINDNKIPYGIKIGGQWRFNREKIEKWVSGQSTEDNTPADSSITVSEIICDSTIMYRLCGANRDEILNQILTILGRFTTEEKINIKKNLLFKESIISSSLSGVAVMVADYDQQVNHSKTVFAVAYLDTPLDFKAIDGKKTDIAILIIPANKTEQLILTTRLNGLLNSDEFVKTLRSAPTRSTLIQRIREFENKLFIK